AATCATCTGTATTACAGAAGGAATTCCCACCAAAGATATGGTAACAGTCAATGCGGTTCTTGCTGACAGCTCAACACGCATGTTAGGTCCCAATTGCCCCGGACTTATTTCACCCGGGAAATGTAAGATCGGCATCATGCCGGGATTTATTCATACACCGGGAACGATTGGAGTTATTTCCAGATCAGGAACGCTGACATACGAAGCAGTACATCAATTGGGCGAAGTTGGACTCGGTCAATCAACATCCATGGGCATCGGCGGCGATCCCATTATTGGTACCACTTTTATAGATGCACTTTCTTTATTTTTGGAGGACGACGATACAACAGGTGTAGTCCTAATTGGAGAAATTGGCGGTACTGCAGAAGAAGAAACTGCCGAATGGGTTACACAAAATAATTTTCAAAAACCGATCGTCGCATTTATCGCAGGTGCTACCGCGCCTCCCGGCCGACGAATGGGGCATGCCGGAGCAATCATTGCCGGTGGGAAAGGAACAGCTGACGATAAAAAAGCAGCACTCAAAGCTGCAAATATATCTGTGGTAGATAGTCCTGCCGAAATTGGATCTGCCATGAAAAAATTGATTTCATAAACAATGGAGATATAAATGAGTAATAAAACATTAGCAATCATTAAACCGGATGCGGTTAAAAATGCTTACACCGGTAAAATTATTGATCGAATACTTTCTGCGGATTTTAAAGTCCTTGGAGCGCGATTAGTGCATCTGTCTCGAGAAAAGGCGGAAGAATTTTATACTGTTCATAAGGA
The genomic region above belongs to Candidatus Neomarinimicrobiota bacterium and contains:
- the sucD gene encoding succinate--CoA ligase subunit alpha; translation: MSILIDQNTKLIIQGITGTEGSFHGKQMQDYGTQVVGGVTPGKGGQEALGVPVFHTVKEAIDTTGANASVIFVPPPFAASAVIEAVKAEIELIICITEGIPTKDMVTVNAVLADSSTRMLGPNCPGLISPGKCKIGIMPGFIHTPGTIGVISRSGTLTYEAVHQLGEVGLGQSTSMGIGGDPIIGTTFIDALSLFLEDDDTTGVVLIGEIGGTAEEETAEWVTQNNFQKPIVAFIAGATAPPGRRMGHAGAIIAGGKGTADDKKAALKAANISVVDSPAEIGSAMKKLIS